The Pyrobaculum sp. 3827-6 genome has a segment encoding these proteins:
- the rpoA1 gene encoding DNA-directed RNA polymerase subunit A', with protein sequence MSLREEFDTIPRKVIKSIKFGVLSPEIIRKYSVMEVTTSEVYDEGGLPVRGGIADRRLGVAEPGARCETCGQTHDVCPGHFGHIELVKPVVHVGFARVIYDILRTTCPNCGRIMLKDEEIERYRERLTKLKKRWRLLAQNLHEKIRKKAAERVTCPHCGYKKNKIRFERPYYFYEETEDGALVKLDPEILRERLAKVPGEDLELLGINSSVARPEWAVLKVLPVPPPHVRPSIQLETGIRSEDDLTHKLVDIIRMNEKLKIAIETGAPTNVVDNLWDLLQYHVATYFDNELPGIPVAKHRGGRPLKGIAQRLKGKEGRFRGSLSGKRVNYSARTVISPDPHIGINEVGVPYDIAKVLTVPERVTAWNVDVLREYVIRGPETWPGANYVITPEGRRIDLRYVKDRKTLAERLSPGWIVERHLIDGDIVLFNRQPSLHRVSIMGHLVKVLPGRTFRLHLAVCPPYNADFDGDEMNLHVPQTEEARAEARTLMLVERHIITPRYGGAIIGARQDYIIGAYLLSLKTTFLTKKEVAFLLGAGKSSEDPPEPAILHPVELWTGKQIISHFLPRDLNWVQPTAFKSRCQDAYTCSTDEWIIIINGYMVKGVLDKKSIGAEQVDSLWHRIARDYPPEVARQWLDSSLRLFLRYLDLRGFTFGMDSIYIPPEAYEEIDKIVEESLKKVESLIGDFRGGRLEAMPGFTVEETFENKVTEILSRVREDAAVVVEKNIDKNSEGYLMAKTGARGSIVNIVQMVATLGQQTIRGERIRRGFRTRTLPHFPVGDIGAFSGGFVRSCFRCGLTPVEYFFHAAAGRDGLIDTAVRTAQSGYMQRRLINALQDAYVAYDGTVRFGGAMLLQLLYGEDGVDVSRSDHGRVTDIKSLKMSIR encoded by the coding sequence GTGTCGTTAAGAGAGGAGTTTGATACTATACCTAGAAAGGTAATTAAGTCTATCAAGTTCGGCGTCCTCAGCCCGGAGATTATTAGGAAATACTCAGTGATGGAGGTCACGACTTCTGAAGTATATGACGAAGGTGGCCTGCCGGTGCGTGGGGGGATTGCCGACAGGAGGCTTGGGGTAGCTGAGCCGGGGGCGCGGTGCGAGACATGCGGACAGACACACGACGTATGCCCTGGGCATTTCGGCCATATTGAATTAGTCAAGCCTGTGGTGCATGTGGGGTTCGCCCGCGTTATCTACGATATTCTGCGAACCACTTGCCCCAACTGCGGGCGTATAATGCTTAAGGACGAGGAGATAGAGAGGTACAGAGAGAGGCTTACTAAGCTTAAGAAGAGGTGGAGGCTACTTGCGCAAAACCTTCACGAGAAGATTAGGAAGAAGGCCGCCGAGCGTGTGACGTGCCCCCACTGCGGCTACAAGAAGAACAAGATAAGGTTCGAGCGGCCGTATTATTTCTACGAGGAGACTGAAGACGGCGCTTTGGTGAAACTCGACCCCGAGATTTTGAGGGAGAGGCTGGCCAAGGTGCCTGGGGAGGACTTGGAGCTCCTCGGCATAAACTCCTCTGTGGCGAGGCCGGAGTGGGCAGTTTTGAAAGTTCTGCCCGTCCCGCCTCCACATGTGAGACCGTCTATACAGCTCGAGACTGGGATTAGGTCTGAGGACGACTTGACGCACAAGCTCGTTGATATCATTAGGATGAATGAGAAGTTGAAAATTGCCATTGAGACCGGCGCTCCTACTAACGTAGTTGACAACTTGTGGGATTTGTTGCAGTACCACGTAGCTACTTATTTCGACAACGAGCTGCCGGGCATCCCCGTGGCTAAGCACAGAGGCGGGAGGCCCCTCAAGGGGATTGCACAGAGGCTGAAGGGGAAGGAGGGGAGGTTCAGAGGCTCGCTCTCCGGCAAACGTGTGAACTACTCGGCACGCACCGTGATAAGCCCAGATCCGCATATAGGCATAAACGAGGTGGGGGTGCCCTATGACATAGCTAAGGTGTTGACCGTGCCGGAGAGGGTAACTGCGTGGAATGTAGACGTCTTGAGAGAGTACGTCATTAGAGGACCTGAGACTTGGCCAGGTGCTAACTACGTCATTACGCCAGAGGGCCGGAGGATCGACTTGCGCTACGTCAAGGACAGGAAGACACTCGCCGAGAGGCTATCCCCCGGCTGGATCGTGGAGAGGCACTTGATAGATGGCGACATTGTGCTTTTCAACCGGCAGCCGAGTCTACACAGAGTTTCAATAATGGGCCACCTAGTCAAGGTGTTGCCCGGCCGGACTTTTAGGCTCCACCTGGCTGTCTGCCCGCCGTATAACGCCGACTTCGACGGCGACGAGATGAATCTGCACGTACCCCAGACAGAGGAGGCTAGGGCTGAGGCTAGGACGTTGATGTTGGTAGAGAGACATATTATCACCCCACGCTACGGAGGCGCCATAATTGGCGCGAGACAAGACTACATCATAGGAGCCTACCTGCTGTCGCTTAAAACTACCTTCTTAACCAAGAAGGAGGTCGCCTTCCTGCTGGGGGCCGGCAAGTCGAGTGAGGACCCGCCGGAGCCCGCGATTCTACACCCGGTAGAGCTGTGGACTGGGAAGCAGATAATTTCCCACTTCCTTCCAAGGGACCTCAACTGGGTGCAACCCACGGCATTTAAGTCCAGATGCCAAGATGCCTACACCTGCTCCACTGACGAGTGGATTATAATTATCAACGGCTACATGGTGAAGGGCGTGCTTGACAAGAAGTCGATCGGTGCGGAGCAGGTGGACTCGCTCTGGCATAGAATCGCCCGGGACTATCCGCCCGAGGTGGCCAGACAGTGGCTAGACTCCTCGCTACGGCTCTTCCTGAGGTATCTAGATCTGCGGGGCTTCACATTCGGCATGGATTCCATATATATACCGCCCGAGGCTTATGAAGAGATCGACAAGATAGTGGAAGAGAGCTTGAAGAAGGTTGAGAGCCTTATCGGTGATTTTAGAGGCGGGCGGCTGGAGGCGATGCCAGGGTTCACCGTGGAGGAGACGTTTGAAAACAAGGTGACCGAGATACTATCAAGAGTTCGCGAGGACGCCGCGGTGGTGGTTGAGAAAAATATTGATAAAAACTCTGAGGGCTACCTAATGGCGAAGACGGGGGCGAGGGGGAGCATCGTAAATATAGTACAGATGGTGGCTACATTGGGACAGCAGACGATAAGAGGCGAGAGAATTAGGCGCGGCTTTAGGACTAGGACTCTACCCCACTTTCCCGTAGGAGACATAGGCGCGTTTTCCGGTGGCTTTGTGAGGAGCTGTTTTAGATGCGGCCTTACGCCGGTTGAGTACTTCTTCCACGCCGCCGCTGGGAGAGACGGGTTGATAGATACGGCTGTGCGTACGGCGCAGTCAGGTTATATGCAGAGGCGTCTCATAAACGCGCTTCAAGATGCCTATGTAGCCTACGACGGCACCGTCAGATTCGGCGGGGCCATGCTTCTCCAACTGCTGTACGGCGAAGACGGCGTGGACGTTAGCCGCTCAGACCACGGCAGGGTTACCGATATAAAGTCGCTTAAGATGTCGATAAGATGA
- the rpoA2 gene encoding DNA-directed RNA polymerase subunit A'', producing the protein MMSKQELLARVSQVLPQPLYKEVENAVRDLDDEKALRLIYRVLKLYATSLVDPGEAIGIVTAQSIGEPGTQMILRSFHYAGLREFSMARGLPRLIEVVDARRNPSTPLMYIYLKPPHNKSREAAEEVAKKIQQVTLEMLAKEVDVDYVAGAITIVLDQDQLRYRGLSVKDVEKIVTKARGKDVSISMRGHTITVSLTTPDILKMRKIRDKVLQTKISGIKGVRKVVLQYDSKNDEWYIVTEGTNLEAVLQLEEVDPTRTYSNDLHEVEEVLGIEATRALVAQEIKRVLEEQGLDVDTRHMYMVADAMTWSGRLRPIGRHGVVGAKESPLARAAFEVTVKTLIEASVRGEEEQFKGVVESIIAGKYVPIGTGIVRLLMQF; encoded by the coding sequence ATGATGTCGAAACAAGAGCTGTTAGCCAGAGTCTCGCAGGTTTTGCCGCAACCGCTGTATAAAGAAGTGGAGAACGCTGTGAGGGATCTAGATGATGAAAAAGCCCTGAGGCTTATATACCGAGTCTTGAAGCTGTACGCCACGTCGCTGGTGGATCCCGGGGAGGCTATTGGTATAGTTACGGCGCAGTCCATAGGAGAGCCGGGCACGCAGATGATCCTCCGCTCTTTCCACTACGCGGGGCTGAGGGAGTTCTCCATGGCCAGGGGCCTGCCGAGGCTTATAGAGGTGGTGGACGCCAGGAGGAACCCCTCCACTCCGCTGATGTACATATACCTAAAGCCGCCGCATAACAAGAGTAGAGAGGCCGCCGAGGAGGTGGCGAAAAAGATCCAGCAGGTGACGCTTGAGATGCTGGCTAAGGAGGTCGACGTGGACTACGTCGCCGGCGCCATAACGATAGTGCTGGACCAGGACCAGCTGAGGTACCGGGGGCTCAGCGTGAAGGACGTGGAGAAGATCGTAACCAAGGCGAGGGGGAAGGACGTCTCTATATCCATGCGCGGGCACACAATCACCGTGTCTCTCACCACGCCCGACATCCTCAAGATGAGAAAGATTAGGGACAAGGTCCTTCAGACGAAGATATCAGGCATCAAGGGAGTGAGGAAGGTGGTGCTTCAGTACGACTCCAAAAACGACGAGTGGTATATAGTCACAGAGGGGACGAATTTAGAGGCCGTGCTTCAGCTGGAGGAGGTCGACCCGACTAGGACATACAGCAACGATCTCCACGAGGTTGAAGAGGTATTGGGGATAGAGGCCACGAGGGCCCTGGTGGCGCAGGAGATTAAGCGTGTGTTGGAGGAGCAAGGCTTGGACGTAGACACTAGACATATGTACATGGTTGCTGACGCCATGACCTGGTCGGGTAGGCTGAGGCCGATAGGGCGCCACGGCGTCGTGGGCGCCAAGGAGTCGCCGCTCGCCCGCGCGGCTTTTGAGGTGACGGTGAAGACTCTCATAGAGGCGTCTGTGAGGGGCGAGGAGGAGCAGTTCAAAGGCGTTGTGGAGAGCATAATAGCTGGCAAATACGTCCCAATAGGCACAGGCATTGTCCGCCTCTTGATGCAGTTCTAG
- a CDS encoding 50S ribosomal protein L30e translates to MIDIGRELQVAINTGKIVMGFEETKRAILAGTPRLVILAANAPKWAKEDIEYYAKLAGVPIFVFPGSSIELGAVAKRPHKIMALAVIDPGQSEILKLAEHA, encoded by the coding sequence GTGATTGACATAGGTAGAGAGCTCCAAGTAGCGATTAACACCGGCAAGATAGTTATGGGGTTTGAGGAAACTAAGAGGGCAATACTGGCAGGCACCCCCAGGCTGGTTATACTGGCGGCCAACGCGCCTAAGTGGGCGAAGGAGGATATAGAGTACTACGCTAAGCTGGCCGGCGTGCCGATTTTTGTTTTTCCGGGATCCAGCATTGAGCTCGGCGCTGTTGCTAAAAGGCCGCACAAGATTATGGCCCTGGCCGTTATAGACCCCGGCCAGAGCGAGATTTTGAAATTAGCTGAGCATGCCTGA
- a CDS encoding NusA-like transcription termination signal-binding factor, which produces MPDIRLTEEEIRYATLFESITGVTPIDVVIDPEYSRIIYVVQKNQAAIAVGRGGSNVKMLRQIVGKDVEIVESGDSPEELIKNSLYPAKVIMVKVTKAPSGAKVAITTVAPEDKGVAIGKNGRNIARAKLLARRYYDIEKIILA; this is translated from the coding sequence ATGCCTGACATTAGGCTCACAGAGGAGGAGATTAGGTACGCCACTCTTTTTGAAAGCATTACCGGGGTTACGCCTATCGACGTCGTCATCGACCCCGAGTATTCGAGGATTATCTACGTTGTTCAGAAAAACCAGGCGGCCATCGCCGTGGGGAGGGGTGGGTCAAACGTCAAGATGCTGAGGCAGATTGTGGGCAAAGACGTGGAAATTGTAGAGAGCGGCGACTCGCCCGAAGAGTTGATAAAAAACAGTCTCTACCCCGCCAAGGTAATTATGGTAAAGGTGACAAAGGCCCCCTCTGGGGCGAAGGTGGCTATTACAACCGTCGCCCCAGAGGACAAGGGCGTGGCAATTGGTAAAAACGGCCGTAACATTGCAAGGGCTAAGTTGCTGGCGAGGCGTTACTACGACATTGAGAAGATAATTCTGGCGTAG
- a CDS encoding 30S ribosomal protein S12 has protein sequence MPGKKSPYGLFAGGKLKRKRQKFKWNDVTYKRKMLGLVEKYDPLEGAPMARGIVLEKVGVEARKPNAAVRKCVRVQLVKNGKVVTAFVPLDGSLNYINEHDEVVIERIGGPEGRSLGDIPGVRFKVIKVNGVSLWAIWRGKKQKPTR, from the coding sequence GTGCCTGGTAAAAAATCGCCGTATGGGCTATTTGCAGGTGGAAAGTTAAAAAGAAAGAGGCAGAAATTTAAGTGGAACGACGTGACTTACAAGCGTAAGATGTTAGGTCTTGTTGAGAAGTACGACCCTCTCGAGGGCGCCCCCATGGCGCGAGGTATAGTCCTTGAGAAGGTGGGCGTCGAGGCTAGGAAGCCCAACGCCGCCGTTCGTAAATGTGTGAGAGTCCAGCTGGTGAAGAACGGCAAGGTTGTGACCGCCTTCGTGCCGCTGGACGGTAGCCTAAACTATATAAACGAGCACGACGAGGTGGTAATTGAGCGCATCGGCGGCCCCGAGGGGAGGTCGCTCGGTGACATACCGGGGGTCAGGTTTAAAGTAATTAAGGTCAACGGCGTCTCGCTCTGGGCTATCTGGCGCGGCAAGAAGCAGAAACCGACTAGGTAA
- a CDS encoding DNA-directed RNA polymerase subunit D has translation MPQARVVEKSGLFLKAVVEGVPPTLINSLRRVIISELPVMAIDSVVVVNNTSVMYDEMLAHRLGLIPLTTPLSALPPIEDCISGLADPSECSARLTLQVTADGDVTVYSGDLVSERPDVAPVYKDIPIVKLVKGQSIVLEAYAKLGVARDHAKWQAALASYYYYPRVEVRNEECRERCREICAKLEDPIECTFNKAWTCKNLCKDGLEVTWERNKYVFWVESFGNYDVETALREAFRILKKKFAFFAEELSRKASVVEKL, from the coding sequence ATGCCCCAGGCGCGGGTTGTTGAGAAATCCGGACTTTTCCTAAAGGCCGTAGTGGAGGGGGTGCCCCCCACTCTCATCAACTCGCTTAGAAGGGTAATTATCTCCGAGCTACCCGTCATGGCGATAGATTCCGTCGTTGTGGTAAACAACACCTCTGTCATGTACGACGAGATGTTGGCGCACAGACTCGGCCTAATCCCCTTGACGACGCCGCTTAGCGCCCTTCCGCCGATAGAGGATTGCATCTCCGGCCTCGCCGATCCGTCTGAGTGCAGCGCCAGGCTGACCCTGCAGGTGACGGCGGACGGAGACGTAACTGTCTACTCTGGAGATCTCGTCTCTGAGAGGCCGGACGTCGCTCCCGTGTATAAAGACATTCCGATAGTAAAACTAGTCAAGGGACAGAGCATAGTGTTGGAGGCATATGCGAAGCTGGGTGTCGCGAGAGATCACGCCAAGTGGCAGGCGGCGTTGGCCAGCTATTACTACTACCCCCGTGTAGAGGTGAGAAATGAAGAGTGTAGAGAGAGGTGTAGAGAGATCTGCGCCAAGCTTGAGGATCCAATTGAGTGCACGTTTAATAAGGCATGGACGTGTAAAAATCTGTGTAAAGACGGGCTAGAGGTCACGTGGGAGAGGAATAAATACGTCTTCTGGGTGGAGTCCTTTGGCAACTACGACGTGGAGACCGCGCTGAGGGAGGCGTTTAGAATTTTAAAGAAGAAGTTCGCCTTTTTTGCCGAGGAGCTTTCCCGCAAAGCGTCTGTTGTGGAGAAACTTTAA
- a CDS encoding 50S ribosomal protein L18e has translation MPPNPTGPTNRQLRMLSRFLRKAARANSANIWRVVAEFIERPRRQRVVVNVGKLGRLVGEGEVVVVPGKLLGGGRLGKRVVVAAVSVSPKAAQKVAEAGGEVLTIPELVRRFPKGSGVRVVV, from the coding sequence ATGCCTCCTAATCCAACAGGACCGACAAATAGGCAGTTGAGGATGCTGAGCCGATTTCTAAGGAAGGCTGCGAGAGCTAATTCTGCAAATATCTGGAGGGTCGTGGCGGAGTTTATCGAGAGACCTAGGAGGCAGAGGGTAGTTGTAAATGTGGGGAAGTTGGGCAGGTTAGTGGGCGAGGGTGAGGTGGTGGTGGTACCTGGCAAGCTACTTGGGGGTGGGCGGCTTGGCAAGAGGGTGGTGGTGGCGGCGGTCAGCGTATCTCCCAAGGCGGCTCAGAAGGTGGCGGAGGCGGGCGGGGAGGTGTTGACTATCCCGGAGCTTGTGAGAAGATTTCCAAAGGGGAGCGGGGTGAGGGTGGTGGTATGA
- a CDS encoding 50S ribosomal protein L13: MNIVKKTLDISKLPEDGEVVIDAEGHVMGRLATYIAKTLLKKPRLRIVVINAEKLVVTGDEKMVVEWFKRRIGEWRTHYNPEKVGPKIPRRPDRVFKRVVRGMLPKDVESGRLALKRLRVYMSIPIEMFERKRVVAYEVPDARLRVRPLLKYVTLEEVWRSIDPASWEKWRKAVEIWGKKLKQAPSG, from the coding sequence ATGAATATTGTTAAGAAAACTCTAGATATATCTAAGCTCCCGGAAGACGGCGAGGTGGTTATAGACGCAGAGGGACATGTGATGGGTAGGCTCGCCACGTACATCGCCAAGACATTACTTAAGAAGCCGCGTCTGCGGATTGTTGTGATTAATGCAGAGAAGCTTGTGGTAACCGGCGACGAGAAGATGGTTGTTGAGTGGTTTAAGAGGAGGATAGGGGAGTGGCGTACTCACTACAACCCAGAGAAGGTGGGGCCTAAAATCCCGAGGAGACCCGACCGCGTGTTTAAGAGAGTTGTGCGGGGGATGTTGCCCAAGGACGTGGAAAGCGGGCGCTTGGCTTTGAAGAGGTTGAGGGTGTACATGTCCATCCCCATCGAGATGTTTGAAAGAAAGCGGGTGGTAGCATACGAGGTTCCCGATGCGAGGCTTAGGGTGAGGCCCTTGTTGAAGTATGTAACTCTCGAGGAGGTGTGGCGTAGTATCGACCCCGCCTCCTGGGAAAAGTGGAGGAAGGCCGTAGAGATTTGGGGTAAAAAATTAAAACAGGCACCTAGCGGGTAG
- a CDS encoding 30S ribosomal protein S9 has translation MSAGTSGAKVLQEAPRVVISVGKKKTAVARAVLKPGIGRVRINGYPLELWPIEMARVKMSEPLVLAGDLAKKVDIDVNVSGGGYMGQATAVRIAIARGLVAFFQSQELKELYEKYDPYMLKGDPRRTEPKKPGIKHARSKRQKAYR, from the coding sequence ATGTCGGCGGGCACGTCCGGCGCCAAGGTGCTACAGGAGGCGCCTAGAGTTGTTATTTCTGTCGGTAAGAAGAAGACTGCCGTGGCTAGGGCCGTTTTAAAACCCGGCATTGGCCGGGTTAGGATCAACGGCTATCCACTGGAGCTGTGGCCGATAGAAATGGCAAGGGTAAAAATGAGCGAGCCTTTGGTGCTGGCGGGAGATCTAGCTAAGAAGGTGGATATAGATGTAAATGTTTCCGGCGGTGGCTACATGGGGCAAGCCACGGCCGTGAGGATAGCCATAGCAAGGGGACTCGTGGCCTTTTTCCAAAGCCAAGAGCTGAAGGAGCTGTATGAAAAATATGACCCATATATGTTAAAAGGCGACCCCAGACGTACCGAGCCAAAGAAGCCCGGGATAAAGCACGCGAGGAGTAAGAGGCAGAAGGCCTACAGATGA
- a CDS encoding DNA-directed RNA polymerase subunit N, with product MIIPIRCFTCGRPLGHLYAVFKKRVLAGEHPGAVFDSLGVTRYCCRRTLMAHVEWIEDLLVYEKRI from the coding sequence ATGATTATCCCAATCCGTTGCTTTACCTGTGGCAGACCGCTGGGCCATTTATACGCAGTTTTCAAGAAGAGGGTGCTCGCCGGGGAGCATCCAGGCGCGGTGTTCGACAGCCTAGGCGTGACTAGGTATTGCTGCAGGAGGACTTTGATGGCGCATGTGGAGTGGATTGAAGATCTCCTTGTATACGAAAAGCGTATCTGA
- a CDS encoding U6 snRNA-associated Sm-like protein LSm6: MSKTPQQVKLPSPVKVLTKMLNKEIVARLKGGVAVRGVLTAYDGCMNLVLDDAAELDKSGEPVTRYGRIVVRGSQVIYVSTGEVAP, from the coding sequence ATGTCGAAAACGCCCCAACAAGTGAAGCTACCCTCTCCAGTCAAGGTACTAACCAAAATGTTGAATAAGGAGATCGTGGCCAGGCTTAAAGGCGGCGTGGCGGTCAGGGGAGTTTTAACAGCATACGATGGATGTATGAATCTTGTACTGGACGACGCCGCCGAGTTGGATAAGTCGGGAGAGCCGGTGACGCGGTATGGGCGAATTGTCGTGAGGGGATCCCAGGTGATATACGTATCTACCGGCGAGGTGGCGCCATGA
- a CDS encoding methionine adenosyltransferase translates to MIVVGKVDKTPVAKRLVEIVERKGQGHPDYIADGISEWVSRYLSKYYLERFGVILHHNVDKTLVVGGQAAPRFGGGEVLQPIYILISGRATYEVRTRDGVVKIPLGPVVVQAARDWIKQHFRYLDPDSHVIIDYRIGQGSADLVGIYELGVKGVPLANDTSVGVGYAPLTPLEELVYKTERLLNSRDFKSKYPEVGEDVKVMGVRVGNEVKLTIAAAMISRLVKDKSHYLSVKEEVKNAVEDLSAKVAPDLKVDVTVNAADKPEHDIFYLTVTGTSAEHGDDGMTGRGNRANGLITPMRSMSLEAAAGKNPVSHVGKIYNVVAQKIAERIYKEVNVVEVYVEIVSQIGKPINEPKILNIEVIKEGELTGEVRNEIEAIAREELGAITRVTDSILRGEVSLY, encoded by the coding sequence ATGATAGTAGTGGGGAAAGTAGACAAGACGCCTGTAGCTAAGCGGCTTGTGGAAATAGTAGAGAGAAAGGGACAGGGGCACCCCGACTACATAGCCGACGGCATATCGGAGTGGGTTAGTAGATACCTATCGAAGTACTATCTAGAGCGGTTTGGCGTAATTCTCCACCACAATGTCGACAAGACGCTTGTGGTTGGCGGCCAGGCCGCGCCGCGTTTCGGCGGCGGCGAGGTTCTACAGCCTATATACATCTTGATCTCTGGGAGGGCCACCTACGAAGTCAGGACTAGGGATGGGGTTGTGAAAATCCCGCTGGGCCCCGTGGTGGTGCAGGCAGCTAGGGATTGGATAAAGCAACACTTCAGGTACCTAGATCCAGACTCCCACGTTATTATTGACTACAGAATTGGACAGGGTTCAGCTGACCTCGTTGGTATTTACGAGCTAGGCGTCAAGGGGGTGCCGCTTGCCAACGATACCTCGGTCGGCGTGGGCTACGCGCCCCTGACCCCGCTGGAGGAGTTGGTGTACAAAACAGAGCGGTTGCTGAACTCCAGAGATTTCAAGTCCAAGTACCCCGAGGTTGGCGAAGACGTGAAGGTGATGGGGGTGAGGGTTGGAAATGAGGTGAAGTTGACAATCGCGGCGGCTATGATTAGTAGGCTTGTGAAGGACAAGAGCCACTACCTCTCTGTTAAAGAAGAGGTGAAAAACGCCGTTGAGGATCTCTCCGCCAAGGTGGCGCCGGACCTCAAGGTGGATGTTACGGTAAACGCAGCAGACAAGCCTGAGCACGACATCTTTTACTTAACGGTGACTGGGACATCCGCGGAGCACGGCGACGACGGCATGACCGGCAGGGGCAACAGGGCCAATGGGTTAATTACGCCGATGAGATCCATGTCTCTAGAGGCCGCCGCGGGTAAGAACCCGGTCAGCCACGTGGGCAAGATATACAACGTGGTGGCTCAGAAAATCGCGGAGAGGATATACAAAGAGGTGAACGTAGTCGAGGTATATGTAGAAATCGTGTCTCAGATCGGGAAGCCTATCAACGAGCCAAAGATCCTCAACATAGAGGTTATTAAAGAGGGGGAGCTCACTGGAGAGGTGAGAAACGAGATAGAGGCTATAGCTAGGGAAGAACTTGGGGCAATAACGCGGGTTACCGACAGCATACTCAGAGGCGAGGTGTCTCTATACTAA